Within the Candidatus Kryptoniota bacterium genome, the region GGACGGATCTTTCAATGTCCGGAAGACGGGCCTGGGCCTGAAGCATTTCCATTTCTACCAATTCCTTATAAACATTTCCTGGCCACGGTTCTTCCTCGTTATCCTTTCGGGGTACATACTGGTCAACGCGCTCTTCGCGTGTCTTTATCTCCTCGCGGGCATCGGGAACATACATGGAGCCGACACTTCGACGCCGCTGTCGGAATTCCTGAGCACATTCTTCCTCAGCGTTCATACGTTCACGACCGTTGGCTACGGGACGATCGCACCTAAGGACGTCTGGACGAACTCAGTGGCGGCGCTCGAATCGCTGACGGGACTGATGGCACTTGCGGTGGCGACAGGATTGCTCTACGGGAGATTCTCACGGCCGTCGGCAAGAATGGTCTTCAGCGACAGTGCGATCATCGCCCCGTATCGCGGCAGGACGAGCCTTCAATTCCGCATTGCGAACCAGCGCACGAACACGCTCATGGAGATTGAGGCGAAGGTCCTGATCATGACGGTCTCAGGGACAGGTGACAATCACAGGCGTGAATATCACGTAATGAACCTCGAACGATCGTCTGTATATTT harbors:
- a CDS encoding ion channel is translated as MSLEQTTFDPGLTQKYTGKLQRAIEKDGSFNVRKTGLGLKHFHFYQFLINISWPRFFLVILSGYILVNALFACLYLLAGIGNIHGADTSTPLSEFLSTFFLSVHTFTTVGYGTIAPKDVWTNSVAALESLTGLMALAVATGLLYGRFSRPSARMVFSDSAIIAPYRGRTSLQFRIANQRTNTLMEIEAKVLIMTVSGTGDNHRREYHVMNLERSSVYFLPLTWTVVHPIDEQSPLFGKTLKDLADSQAEILIMIKAFDDTFSQVVHSRYSYRFDEILWGAKFLPAFSVTADGDMALALDRLSEVEKAAV